The proteins below come from a single Balaenoptera acutorostrata chromosome 2, mBalAcu1.1, whole genome shotgun sequence genomic window:
- the ANKRA2 gene encoding ankyrin repeat family A protein 2, which yields MATSANLDIGAQLIVEECPSSYSLTGMPDIKIEHQLDSNAEEGSAQGVAMGMKFILPNRFDMNVCSRFVKSLNEEDSKNIQDQVNSDLEVASVLFKAECSIHTSPSPGIQVRHVYTPSTTKHFSPIKQSTTLTNKHRGNEVSTTPLLANSLSVHQLAAQGEMLYLATRIEQENVINHTDEEGFTPLMWAAAHGQIAVVEFLLQNGADPQLLGKGRESALSLACSKGYTDIVKMLLDCGVDVNEYDWNGGTPLLYAVHGNHVKCVKMLLENGADPTIETDSGYNSMDLAVALGYRSVQQVIESHLLKLLQNIKE from the exons ATGGCTACATCAGCAAATCTGGATATTGGAGCCCAGCTGATAGTAGAAGAGTGCCCCAGCAGTTACAGTCTAACTGGCATGCCAGACATTAAAATAGAACATCAGCTGGACTCAAATGCAGAAGAAGGATCAGCTCAGGGTGTTGCCATGGGGATGAAATTCATACTGCCTAACAGATTTGATATGAATGTCTGTTCTCGGTTTGTGAAGTCCTTAAATGAAGAAGATAGTAAAAATATTCAAGATCAAGTTAACTCTGACCTGGAGGTGGCATCTGTCCTATTTAAAG CTGAATGCAGTATCCATACATCTCCTTCTCCGGGAATTCAAGTAAGGCATGTCTACACTCCCTCTACAACAAAGCACTTCTCACCCATAAAACAGTCAACTACTTTAACCAACAAACACAGAGGAAATGAGGTCTCAACCACACCTCTGTTAGCAAATT CTTTGTCTGTTCACCAGTTGGCTGCTCAGGGAGAGATGCTCTACCTGGCTACTCGTATTGAACAAG aaaatgttaTCAATCACACGGACGAAGAAGGATTTACTCCTCTGATGTGGGCTGCAGCACACGGGCAAATAGCTGTGGTAGAGTTTCTACTTCAGAAT GGTGCTGATCCCCAGCTTTTAGGAAAAGGTCGAGAAAGTGCACTGTCATTAGCCTGTAGTAAGGGCTACACGGATATTGTCAAAATGCTGCTGGATTGTGGAGTTGATGTAAATGAGTATGACTGG AATGGAGGGACGCCTTTGCTTTACGCTGTACATGGAAATCATGTGAAATGTGTAAAAATGCTCTTAG AAAATGGAGCTGACCCAACAATTGAAACCGACTCTGGATACAATTCTATGGATCTAGCTGTAGCCTTGGGCTATAGAAGTG
- the UTP15 gene encoding U3 small nucleolar RNA-associated protein 15 homolog isoform X1, which translates to MAGYKPVAIQTYPVLGEKITQDTLYWNNYKTPVQIKEFGAVSKVDFSPQPPYNYAVTASSRIHIYGRYSQEPIKTFSRFKDTAYCATFRQDGRLLVAGSEDGGIQLFDISGRAPLRQFEGHTKAVHTVDFTADKYHVVSGADDYTVKLWDIPNSKEILTFKEHFDYVRCGCASKLNPDLFVTGSYDHTVKMFDARTNQSVISVEHGQPVESVLLFPSGGLLVSAGGRYVKVWDMLKGGQLLVSLKNHHKTVTCLCLSSSGQRLLSGSLDRKVKVYSTTSYKVVHSFDYAASILSLALAHEDETIVVGMTNGILSVKHRKSEAKKDSLPRRRRPAYRTFIKGKNYMKQQDDILINRPSKKHLELYDRDLKNFRISKALDRVLEPSCAIKTPEITVSIIKELNRRGVLANALAGRDEKEISRVLNFLIRNLSQPRFAPVLINAAEIIIDIYLPVIGQSPVVDKKFLLLQGLVEKEIDYQRELLETLGMMDMLFATMTRKGSTSLLQQNTSDGFLENKKIES; encoded by the exons ATGGCTGGGTATAAGCCTGTAGCGATCCAGACATATCCTGTACTTGGTGAAAAAATCACCCAAGATACACTGTACTGGAACAACTATAAG acCCCTGTTCAGATCAAGGAGTTTGGTGCAGTGTCAAAAGTAgacttttctccacagcctccgTATAATTATGCTGTCACAGCTTCTTCAAGg ATTCACATTTATGGCCGATACTCCCAAGAACCTATAAAAACCTTTTCAAGATTTAAAGACACAGCTTACTGCGCTACTTTTCGGCAGGATGGTAGACTGCTTGTGGCTGGCAGTGAAGATGGTGGCATTCAGCTTTTTGATATAAGTGGGAGGGCTCCCCTCAGGCAGTTTGAAGGCCATACTAA AGCAGTTCATACAGTAGATTTTACAGCTGACAAATATCATGTGGTCTCTGGGGCTGATGATTATACAGTTAAATTATGGGATATTCCAAACTCCAAAGAAATTCTGACATTCAAAGAACATTTTGATTATGTGAGGTGTGGATGTGCTAGCAAACTGAACCCAGATCTCTTTGTAACAG GGTCATATGATCACACTGTGAAGATGTTTGATGCACGAACAAACCAGAGTGTTATCTCTGTTGAGCATGGGCAGCCAGTGGAGAGTGTCCTGCTTTTTCCCTCTGGAGGTCTTCTGGTATCAGCAG gaGGTCGTTATGTTAAAGTCTGGGACATGCTAAAAGGAGGACAGTTGCTAGTGTCTTTGAAAAATCATCATAAAACTGTGACGTGCTTATGTCTGAGCAGCTCTGGACAGAGGTTACTTTCTGGCTCACTGGATAG GAAGGTGAAAGTATATAGCACAACTTCCTACAAAGTAGTCCACAGTTTTGATTATGCAGCTTCAATTTTGAGTCTTGCACTTGCA CATGAAGATGAGACAATAGTTGTAGGAATGACCAATGGAATACTGAGTGTTAAACATCGGAAATCTGAAGCAAAGAAGGATTCTCTTCCCAGGAGAAGAAGGCCTGCATATCGAacttttattaaaggaaaaaattatatgaaacaacag GATGACATTTTGATCAACAGGCCATCAAAGAAACACCTAGAATTGTATGACAGGGATCTGAAAAACTTCCGGATCTCTAAGGCACTTGACAGAGTCCTTGAG CCCAGTTGTGCAATAAAGACGCCTGAGATTACAGTTTCCATCATAAAGGAGCTAAATCGAAGAGGAGTCCTTGCAAATGCCCTTGCAGGTCGAGATGAAAAGGAAATCAGTcgtgttcttaattttttgataAG GAATCTGTCCCAGCCAAGATTTGCCCCTGTTTTGATTAATGCTGCCGAAATAATTATTG atATATATCTACCTGTGATTGGTCAGTCACCTGTAGTTGATAAAAAGTTTTTGTTACTTCAAGGACTTGTAGAAAAAGAGATTGATTACCAAAGAGAACTACTAGAAACCTTGGGGATGATGGATATGCTTTTTGCTACCATGACAAGGAAAGGAAGCACTTCTTTGTTGCAGCAAAATACATCTGATGGATTTCTAGAGAACAAGAAGATTGAATCATAG
- the UTP15 gene encoding U3 small nucleolar RNA-associated protein 15 homolog isoform X2, translating to MFDARTNQSVISVEHGQPVESVLLFPSGGLLVSAGGRYVKVWDMLKGGQLLVSLKNHHKTVTCLCLSSSGQRLLSGSLDRKVKVYSTTSYKVVHSFDYAASILSLALAHEDETIVVGMTNGILSVKHRKSEAKKDSLPRRRRPAYRTFIKGKNYMKQQDDILINRPSKKHLELYDRDLKNFRISKALDRVLEPSCAIKTPEITVSIIKELNRRGVLANALAGRDEKEISRVLNFLIRNLSQPRFAPVLINAAEIIIDIYLPVIGQSPVVDKKFLLLQGLVEKEIDYQRELLETLGMMDMLFATMTRKGSTSLLQQNTSDGFLENKKIES from the exons ATGTTTGATGCACGAACAAACCAGAGTGTTATCTCTGTTGAGCATGGGCAGCCAGTGGAGAGTGTCCTGCTTTTTCCCTCTGGAGGTCTTCTGGTATCAGCAG gaGGTCGTTATGTTAAAGTCTGGGACATGCTAAAAGGAGGACAGTTGCTAGTGTCTTTGAAAAATCATCATAAAACTGTGACGTGCTTATGTCTGAGCAGCTCTGGACAGAGGTTACTTTCTGGCTCACTGGATAG GAAGGTGAAAGTATATAGCACAACTTCCTACAAAGTAGTCCACAGTTTTGATTATGCAGCTTCAATTTTGAGTCTTGCACTTGCA CATGAAGATGAGACAATAGTTGTAGGAATGACCAATGGAATACTGAGTGTTAAACATCGGAAATCTGAAGCAAAGAAGGATTCTCTTCCCAGGAGAAGAAGGCCTGCATATCGAacttttattaaaggaaaaaattatatgaaacaacag GATGACATTTTGATCAACAGGCCATCAAAGAAACACCTAGAATTGTATGACAGGGATCTGAAAAACTTCCGGATCTCTAAGGCACTTGACAGAGTCCTTGAG CCCAGTTGTGCAATAAAGACGCCTGAGATTACAGTTTCCATCATAAAGGAGCTAAATCGAAGAGGAGTCCTTGCAAATGCCCTTGCAGGTCGAGATGAAAAGGAAATCAGTcgtgttcttaattttttgataAG GAATCTGTCCCAGCCAAGATTTGCCCCTGTTTTGATTAATGCTGCCGAAATAATTATTG atATATATCTACCTGTGATTGGTCAGTCACCTGTAGTTGATAAAAAGTTTTTGTTACTTCAAGGACTTGTAGAAAAAGAGATTGATTACCAAAGAGAACTACTAGAAACCTTGGGGATGATGGATATGCTTTTTGCTACCATGACAAGGAAAGGAAGCACTTCTTTGTTGCAGCAAAATACATCTGATGGATTTCTAGAGAACAAGAAGATTGAATCATAG